Proteins encoded together in one Telopea speciosissima isolate NSW1024214 ecotype Mountain lineage chromosome 6, Tspe_v1, whole genome shotgun sequence window:
- the LOC122665130 gene encoding mitochondrial adenine nucleotide transporter ADNT1-like — MASEDVVRKTTGESAVSTIVNLAEEAKLAREGVKTPGPAVLSICKSLAAGGIAGGVSRTAVAPLERLKILLQVQNSHNIKYNGTIQGLKYIWRTEGFRGLFKGNGTNCARIVPNSAVKFFSYEEASRGILWLYRQQTGNEDAQLTPVLRLGAGATAGIIAMSATYPMDLARGRITVQTEKSPYQYRGLFHALRTVLVEEGPRALYKGWLPSVIGVIPYVGLNFSVYESLKEWLVKTRPFGLVDGSELSVTTKLACGAAAGTVGQTVAYPLDVIRRRMQMGGWKDAASIVTGDGKPVEYSGMADAFQKTVRNEGFGALYKGLVPNSVKVVPSIAIAFVTYEMVKDVLGVEMRISD, encoded by the exons ATGGCTTCTGAGGATGTCGTCAGGAAAACAACGGGTGAGTCTGCCGTTTCGACGATAGTCAATCTCGCTGAAGAGGCGAAACTAGCGAGGGAAGGAGTGAAGACTCCAGGTCCCGCTGTTCTCAGTATTTGCAAGTCTCTCGCTGCTGGAGGAATCGCGGGAGGAGT GTCACGCACTGCGGTTGCTCCATTGGAACGATTGAAGATTTTGCTCCAg GTTCAAAATTCtcataatataaaatataacgGAACAATTCAAGGCTTGAAGTATATATGGAGAACCGAAGGTTTCCGAGGACTGTTCAAAGGCAATGGTACCAATTGTGCTCGTATTGTCCCAAACTCAGCTGTCAAGTTTTTCAGTTATGAAGAAGCATCTAG GGGCATTTTGTGGCTTTATCGTCAACAAACTGGCAATG AGGATGCTCAACTGACTCCTGTTTTACGCCTTGGAGCTGGGGCAACTGCTGGAATTATTGCCATGTCAGCAACTTACCCAATGGACTTGGCACGAGGCAGGATCACTGTGCAG ACAGAAAAATCCCCTTACCAGTATAGAGGATTGTTCCATGCCCTAAGAACTGTCCTCGTGGAAGAAGGCCCACGGGCTTTGTACAAAGGTTGGCTTCCTTCCGTCATTGGAGTT ATTCCGTATGTGGGTCTCAACTTTTCTGTTTATGAATCCCTGAAGGAATGGCTGGTCAAAACTAGACCATTTGGCCTAGTTGATGGTTCTGAGTTGAGCGTGACAACAAAGCTTGCTTGTGGAGCTGCTGCAGGAACTGTTGGCCAGACAGTTGCTTACCCACTTGATGTTATTCGCCGAAGAATGCAGATGGGGGGCTGGAAGGATGCTGCTTCAATTGTCACCGGTGATGGGAAGCCAGTTGAATATTCGGGCATGGCAGATGCATTCCAAAAGACAGTTCGGAACGAGGGCTTTGGAGCATTGTATAAGGGCTTAGTCCCCAATTCAGTGAAG